A single window of Malus sylvestris chromosome 5, drMalSylv7.2, whole genome shotgun sequence DNA harbors:
- the LOC126621857 gene encoding cationic amino acid transporter 5-like → MGSMEVVGDDVQPRSYWRCSKQDFLPEESFQNWSTYRKALSQTGHRFKNRLLSRSNDNDEIGELRKQSENDMKRCLTWWDLMWFGFGSVLGAGIFAVTGLETQRHAGPAIVLSYVVSGLSAMLSVFCYTEFSVEIPAAGGAFAYLRIELGDFVAFITAGNILLESIVISAVVARAWTSYFTSLLNRPYDSLLIHTNLAVGFNLLDPIAVAVLAIAATIAMISTRKTSFLNWIASAVNIVIILFVIIALFLNAKPSNLKPFFPFGAKGVFQAAAIVYFAYVGFDNIATMAEETKNPSRDIPLGLLGSMTIITVIYCLMALFLPMMQKYTDIDPNAAYSAAFQSVGMAWAKYLVALGALKGMTTVLLVGTLGQARYITHIARAHMIPPWFALVHPKTGTPINATVLIAISSGCIAFFSSLDVLASLLSVSTLFIFMMMAVALLVRRYYVREITPQQHLLKLVIFLLIIIASSMGTSAYWGLNPNGWVGYVVTVPLWFFGTLAMAVFLPQQRSPKVWGVPLVPWLPSLSIATNIFLMGSLGPEAFERFGICTVIMLIYYVFFGLHATYDTAHK, encoded by the coding sequence ATGGGTTCCATGGAAGTGGTGGGTGACGATGTCCAGCCAAGAAGTTACTGGAGATGCAGCAAACAAGATTTCCTACCGGAAGAATCCTTTCAGAACTGGAGCACATACCGAAAGGCCCTGTCACAAACAGGCCACAGGTTCAAGAACCGTCTCCTCAGCAGATCAAATGATAACGATGAGATTGGGGAACTTCGGAAGCAAAGTGAGAACGACATGAAGCGCTGCCTTACGTGGTGGGATCTCATGTGGTTTGGGTTTGGTTCGGTCCTTGGTGCAGGCATCTTTGCGGTTACTGGCCTAGAAACTCAGAGACATGCTGGACCAGCTATTGTCTTGTCATATGTTGTTTCTGGTCTCTCAGCAATGCTCTCTGTCTTTTGCTATACAGAATTTTCAGTAGAAATCCCAGCGGCTGGTGGAGCATTTGCTTACCTGCGGATAGAATTGGGGGACTTTGTTGCATTCATAACAGCAGGAAACATACTTCTTGAAAGCATTGTCATAAGTGCAGTAGTTGCTAGAGCATGGACTTCCTACTTCACATCTCTCTTGAATCGTCCCTACGACTCGTTACTCATCCACACAAATCTGGCGGTGGGTTTCAATCTGCTGGACCCAATTGCTGTTGCTGTTTTGGCAATAGctgcaacaattgcaatgatcagCACAAGGAAGACCTCTTTCTTAAACTGGATAGCATCTGCAGTCAATattgttataattttatttgtgaTAATTGCATTGTTTCTCAACGCCAAGCCATCAAATTTGAAGcccttttttccttttggggCCAAAGGAGTTTTTCAAGCAGCTGCAATTGTTTACTTTGCTTATGTAGGATTTGACAATATTGCCACCATGGCCgaagaaacaaaaaatccaTCCAGAGACATACCTCTAGGATTGCTTGGATCAATGACAATCATCACTGTCATATACTGTTTAATGGCACTTTTTCTACCTATGATGCAGAAATACACAGATATAGACCCCAATGCGGCGTACTCTGCAGCATTTCAAAGTGTGGGCATGGCATGGGCCAAGTACCTGGTAGCTCTTGGTGCCCTCAAGGGAATGACCACTGTTCTTCTGGTTGGGACACTTGGGCAGGCACGGTATATCACTCATATTGCACGAGCCCACATGATTCCACCATGGTTTGCTCTTGTTCATCCAAAGACAGGAACCCCCATAAACGCTACAGTTTTGATTGCCATTTCAAGTGGCTGCATTGCTTTCTTTTCAAGCTTGGATGTCTTGGCGAGCCTGTTATCAGTGAGCACGCTCTTTATCTTCATGATGATGGCGGTCGCACTTCTAGTGAGGAGGTACTATGTGAGAGAAATCACCCCACAACAGCACCTCTTGAAGCTAGTCATTTTCTTGCTGATCATTATTGCTTCCTCAATGGGGACTTCAGCTTACTGGGGACTGAATCCCAATGGTTGGGTTGGCTATGTCGTGACGGTTCCTCTTTGGTTCTTTGGTACTTTGGCGATGGCAGTGTTTTTACCTCAACAGAGGTCACCAAAAGTTTGGGGAGTTCCGCTGGTTCCTTGGTTGCCATCCTTGTCAATTGCAACAAACATCTTTCTTATGGGATCTTTGGGTCCTGAAGCTTTTGAAAGATTTGGAATCTGCACTGTAATCATGCTTATTTACTACGTCTTCTTTGGTCTGCATGCAACTTATGATACGGCCCATAAGTAA